One Neodiprion pinetum isolate iyNeoPine1 chromosome 1, iyNeoPine1.2, whole genome shotgun sequence genomic window carries:
- the smo gene encoding protein smoothened: MLQLAFLIMAVFYGVGSELSRNFLSVANGNNETWNGIEIGRSGLRHEDQSFLMDVYTSAESANCRKAAKCIDISNNTLCMGTRLTYSTTTLDLIPDSTLEGSIQENLNQFRGLMHIPKCWAVVQPFLCSIFMPKCINGIVDLPSQEKCKMVSGPCRLLFNHTIWPSFIRCENAELFPKMCKNDVRDLKFNTSGKCLKPLIHTDNSLSIFDGIEGCGTQCSDPLFTPDEQRQIHSFVAWAAATCLLFNLFTVVTFLIDWRSANKYPALVIFYINSCFMVSCVGWLAQFGPGSRDVIVCRKDGTLRMSEPSGENLSCVVVFVLVYYFLMAAMVWFVIFTYAWHMSFQALGKIQDRIDKKGAYFHLIAWCLPLVLTVTIMALGEIDGNSVTGICFVGYANHAVRAWFLLGPICIVLLVGGYFLSRGLITLIHLKISSQEVISKRASSKIRETIVRLGLFSIFTFVAVIVTFYCHIHEFQHSWEWKQSFRDYMICTITTKYTAGVSECKMTSRPSAAKLQLHLLSPFFAGVLMSSWVWTGSTVDTWKRFLRRTFNCEAEEQIIPKKYKAIAQAYEKRNTFKNAGRLSISFHNTHEDPVGLNFELNSVASQDFSSTWAAALPKLVTRRGALVGVTTGSVSSNRRNSVDSEISFSVRRVSVESRRNSLDSQISVQIAELKTTRKVASTTLPGNSRSRRGKRRRRDFNKTRSGKVKPLFRRGSTTSQESELGAQILSALTIGGNPNIPPLQMPNMKRRSASAGLDGQAINSKMLDGKNAGMILPFLFPGQSESDENLSSEEKGSRINPRKDIDVEACNVDKEEQDSESEDSHAEENTKMISVEEPPERSKSKSSNNSTKSYIHDSSGRRKELKVKDMEVELKDMYRKGDLVSSLTSFCPELSRLIQSDDSKTKLTKRQSDDANIQSNAREMATQTSLPLDILEMEELKQSIDEIINSRNCSSKGTQISPQLNKTANRKSSDIR; the protein is encoded by the exons ATGCTCCAGCTTGCCTTTTTGATAATGGCAGTATTCTATGGAGTTGGATCAGAACTAAGCCGGAACTTTTTGTCTGTTGCCAATGGTAATAATGAAACCTGGAATGGAATAGAGATTGGAAGGTCAGGGCTCAGACATGAAGACCAGAGTTTCTTGATGGATGTATATACAAGTGCAGAGTCTGCAAATTGTAGAAAAGCGGCAAAGTGTATTGATATCAGCAACAATACTTTGTGCATGGGTACTAGATTGACGTATTCAACTACTACGTTAGACCTCATCCCTGATTCTACCTTAGAAGGAAGTATACAG GAGAACTTGAACCAATTCCGTGGTCTTATGCACATTCCAAAATGCTGGGCAGTAGTTCAACCATTTTTGTGTTCAATCTTTATGCCAAAATGCATCAATGGCATTGTAGATTTGCCTTCGCAAGAGAAGTGCAAAATGGTCTCTGGCCCATGCCGTTTATTGTTTAATCACACAATCTGGCCAAGTTTCATCAGATGTGAAAATGCAGAACTTTTTccaaaaatgtgtaaaaacgATGTCAgagatttgaaattcaacACTTCCGGTAAATGCCTGAAGCCACTTATACACACAGACAATTCACTATCAATTTTCGACGGTATTGAAGGGTGCGGCACTCAGTGCAGCGATCCACTTTTCACACCGGACGAACAGCGTCAAATCCATTCCTTTGTCGCATGGGCTGCTGCAACCTGCCTACTGTTCAATTTGTTTACCGTG GTCACATTTTTGATTGACTGGAGGAGTGCTAACAAATACCCAGCTTTAGTAATATTCTACATCAACAGCTGTTTCATGGTATCGTGTGTAGGGTGGCTGGCACAGTTCGGTCCTGGTAGCAGAGATGTTATTGTTTGCCGAAAAGATGGCACTTTAAGAATGAGTGAACCAAG CGGTGAGAACTTATCCTGCGTGGTGGTATTTGTTCTCGTTTACTATTTTCTGATGGCAGCTATGGTTTGGTTTGTTATCTTTACGTACGCATGGCATATGAGTTTTCAAGCTCTTGGAAAGATCCAGGACAGAATTGATAAAAAAGGAGCTTATTTTCATCTCATCGCTTGGTGTCTTCCGCTAGTATTGACAGTCACAATTATGGCTCTGGGAGAAATAGATGGAAACAGTGTTACTGGAATATGTTTTGTGGGCTATGCAAATCACGCTGTGAGAGCGTGGTTTTTATTGGGACCTATTTGCATTGTACTACTTGTTGGGGGATATTTCTTATCAAGAG GATTGATAACGTTAATTCATCTGAAGATAAGCAGTCAGGAAGTAATATCTAAGCGAGCTAGCTCCAAAATTCGAGAAACAATTGTGAGATTGGGattattttcgatatttaCCTTTGTGGCAGTAATAGTAACATTTTATTGTCACATCCATGAATTCCAACACTCGTGGGAATGGAAACAAAGCTTCCGAGATTATATGAT CTGCACTATTACAACGAAATATACCGCAGGAGTATCAGAATGTAAAATGACATCAAGACCCAGCGCGGCCAAGcttcaattacatttattatcGCCATTCTTTGCTGGTGTTTTAATGTCTTCTTGGGTTTGGACGGGATCAACTGTGGATACCTGGAAAAGATTTCTTAGACG AACTTTCAACTGTGAGGCAGAAGAACAAATTATACCAAAAAAGTACAAAGCAATTGCTCAAGCCtatgaaaagagaaatacATTTAAAAATGCTGGACGATTATCTATAAGCTTCCACAACACACATGAAGATCCAGTTGGTCTAAATTTTGAACTAAATTCAGTAGCCTCTCAAGACTTCAGTTCAACGTGGGCAGCTGCATTACCAAAGCTGGTGACAAGAAGGGGTGCTTTAGTTGGTGTAACAACAGGATCTGTATCGAGCAACCGACGGAATTCCGTTGACTCAGAAATTAGTTTTAGCGTTCGTCGTGTGTCTGTAGAGTCCCGAAGAAATTCATTGGATTCCCAAATCTCTGTACAAATAGCAGAACTTAAGACAACTAGAAAAGTAGCTTCCACTACGTTACCTGGTAATTCTCGTAGCAGGCGAGGAAAACGTAGGAGGCGCGATTTCAACAAGACAAGATCTGGAAAAGTTAAACCACTTTTTCGAAGAGGTAGTACAACATCACAGGAGAGCGAACTGGGAGCCCAGATTCTTTCAGCTTTGACTATTGGAGGGAATCCTAACATTCCGCCCTTACAAATGCCAAACATGAAAAGAAGATCTGCCAGTGCTGGCCTGGATGGGCAAGccataaattcaaaaatgctAGATGGTAAAAACGCAGGCATGATATTGCCGTTTTTATTCCCAGGACAAAGTGAGAGTGACGAAAACTTGAGCAGTGAAGAGAAAGGTTCGCGTATTAATCCACGTAAAGACATCGATGTGGAAGCCTGCAATGTGGATAAAGAAGAGCAGGACAGTGAGAGCGAAGATAGCCATGCTgaagaaaatacgaaaatgaTATCTGTTGAAGAACCTCCCGAGCGAAGTAAAAGTAAGTCAAGTAACAATAGTACAAAGAGCTATATTCATGACAGTAGTGGTCGACGTAAAGAACTGAAAGTAAAAGACATGGAAGTAGAGCTCAAAGATATGTACAGAAAAGGTGACCTGGTATCGAGTTTGACATCTTTCTGTCCGGAGCTCTCTCGACTCATACAATCTGACGATTCGAAAACGAAGTTAACAAAGCGTCAAAGTGATGATGCAAACATTCAATCCAATGCCAGAGAGATGGCTACACAAACTTCTCTCCCTCTTGATATTTTAGAGATGGAGGAATTAAAGCAAAGtattgatgaaataattaacAGTAGAAATTGTAGCTCTAAAGGGACACAGATTTCCCCACAACTCAACAAAACAGCTAATCGTAAATCTTCTGACATCAGGTAG
- the LOC124224702 gene encoding dyslexia-associated protein KIAA0319-like protein, which produces MKSLIHTLSLLLCLQITTSQFSKFSKFSKFSLGNWQRMCPDMYPYEYKGFAPMGNYSAGTFTEMSSFTSIVHCVTECCHDLTCNVILMHNNTCYHVSCRSNKLCAPLYRPDKADSYIPPTMVLIRPVEGDGPWANWVEDNEDTSALLMAAADQNDYTYRSDINTECSFDLQECGENEVCVTGDKSKNGFCQCIDNYKRTLQGICKPTDELNGLRQAVTSDVTQESSTSVKPPLKKLSVSAVSKEVQLPENEATLTAYTYPAEQGNEHYNYVWSLLSQPEGPPGTIMDQNRVTVKLSHLSEGLYMFKVVVSSPNAYGEAYANVSVLPPKRVNQAPIAVISPESQVVKLPNTGAVLDGSASTDDDKVISHHWELQKGPIGYQPELLDTPTLQLNNLIAGNYTFKLTVEDSDHVTNFTTANITVLKVIDYPPSANAGEDIIIYLPQNTITLNGNLSTDDRGIASWEWTKSQSDQNKAVDMQNTRTPYLQLSNLEEGRYTFVLKVMDDSEQSSTAEVHVFVKAPTNKPPNADAGQDIIIALPETHTRLNGSKSKDDVKITSYLWEQVSGPSKAVIVATNESVTNVTGLTKGEYVFKLIIVDDNGNKNSDTVKVTVTQNKNAPPKANAGGDQVLVEPVNIIVINGSQSSDDLRVGQWLWTRDPSSLAIGTVLEGSDKSPILMLSDVVPGRYVFRLKVSDDQGLSSEDTVSVIVKPDTRLLNLVELTLNIEARLLTKSQNDSLVVKLQMLLHDEANIVVRNIRAEPRTGRAVLVFYVNKDGGKSLMPGPEVVQRLKEKLRQDSGLLQLSVASVETAVCQNKCSGHGVCDEGSRQCLCEAFWMQNLIQKYFGNGEANCDWSILYVIIALLSLVICWVGCIWGLICLMQRLCFGKRRASRTKKKTARYSLLQGEPEDDPSTYSTHNKITPSDFDTDSDDVLFESRKGKVSTHLRNGKSRNGFLKVGPRVKT; this is translated from the exons ATGAAATCCCTAATCCACACACTGTCTCTTCTCCTGTGCCTGCAAATCACGACAAGCCAATTTTCTaagttttctaaattttccaagttttcaCTTGGGAATTGGCAACGAATGTGTCCCGATATGTATCCATACGAATACAAAGGCTTTGCTCCAATGGGAAACTACAGTGCAGGAACGTTTACGGAGATGAGTTCATTTACAAGTATCGTCCATTGCGTGACTGAATGTTGCCATGATCTGACTTGCAACGTTATTTTGATGCACAATAATACTTGCTATCATGTATCATGTAGAAGCAATAAACTCTGTGCTCCGCTATATCGGCCTGACAAAGCTGATAGCTATATTCCACCAACTATGGTATTAATCAGACCTGTAGAAGGAGATGGCCCATGGGCAAATTGGGTCGAAGATAACGAGGATACCAG tgCTTTGCTGATGGCTGCTGCAGATcaaaatgattatacatatagatcCGACATTAACACCGAGTGTTCATTTGATTTGCAAGAATGTGGAGAGAATGAGGTTTGTGTAACTGGTGACAAGTCTAAAAATGGATTCTGTCAGTGTATTGATAATTACAAGAGAACATTGCAAg GAATTTGCAAACCAACGGATGAGCTCAATGGTCTCAGGCAGGCAGTTACCTCAGATGTCACACAGGAGTCAAGCACATCGGTGAAACCTCCATTAAAAAAACTATCAGTATCAGCTGTATCTAAGGAAGTTCAACTCCCAGAAAATGAGGCCACATTAACAGCATATACCTACCCGGCGGAACAAGGGAATGAGCATTATAATTATGTTTGGAGTTTATTAAGTCAACCGGAAGGACCACCTGGAACTATAATGGATCAAAATCGTGTCACAGTAAAGCTTAGTCATCTTTCCGAGGGCTTATATATGTTCAAAGTCGTTGTTAGCAGTCCTAATGCCTATGGAGAAGCATATGCAAATGTCAGCGTTCTACCAC CCAAACGAGTAAATCAGGCACCAATTGCTGTAATATCACCGGAATCCCAAGTAGTGAAGTTACCTAATACGGGAGCTGTGTTAGATGGATCGGCAAGTACGGACGACGACAAAGTGATTTCACATCACTGGGAGTTGCAGAAGGGTCCAATTGGTTATCAACCAGAACTTTTAGATACCCCTACACTTCAGTTGAACAATCTGATTGCAGGAAACTATACTTTCAa ATTAACAGTTGAAGACTCTGATCATGTAACAAACTTTACAACAGCTAACATAACAGTATTAAAGGTGATTGATTATCCTCCAAGCGCAAATGCTGGCGAGGATATTATAATCTATTTACCTCAGAATACTATTACTCTGAATGGTAATTTGAGTACGGATGATAGAGGCATTGCCAGTTGGGAATGGACCAAAAGTCAATCGGACCAAAACAAAGCTGTTGATATGCAGAACACTCGAACGCCGTACTTACAATTATCGAATCTAGAGGAGGGAAGATATACCTTTGTTTTGAAGGTAATGGATGATTCGGAACAATCCTCGACGGCCGAAGTTCATGTTTTTGTAAAAGCACCAACTAACAAACCGCCTAATG CCGATGCTGGGCAAGATATAATTATTGCTTTACCAGAGACTCACACAAGACTTAATGGCAGCAAAAGTAAAGATGACGTCAAAATAACGTCCTATCTCTGGGAGCAAGTGAG TGGGCCTAGCAAAGCAGTGATAGTTGCTACTAACGAGTCCGTTACTAATGTGACTGGATTAACTAAAGGAGAATACGTTTTTAAACTGATTATAGTTGATGATAatgggaataaaaattcagacACTGTAAAAGTTACAGTAACACAAA ataaaaacGCACCACCAAAAGCTAATGCTGGTGGTGATCAAGTACTTGTAGAACCTGTGAACATAATAGTAATTAACGGATCTCAATCTAGCGATGACCTAAGGGTTGGCCAATGGTTATGGACACGAGATCCATCGAGTCTTGCAATCGGTACTGTGCTTGAGGGAAGTGATAAATCACCAATTTTAATG CTATCCGACGTTGTTCCTGGTAGATATGTTTTTCGTTTGAAAGTGTCCGATGATCAAGGCTTGAGCAGTGAAGATACTGTTTCAGTGATTGTAAAACCAG ATACCCGCTTACTGAATTTGGTTGAATTAACTCTAAATATTGAGGCACGACTCCTTACAAAATCGCAGAACGATTCTTTGGTAGTAAAACTACAAATGTTACTCCATGATGAAGCTAACATTGTTGTGCGCAATATAAGAGCAGAACCTCGTACCGGCAGAGCTGTTTTAGtgttttatgtaaataaagatgGAGGAAAGTCATTGATGCCTGGACCAGAAGTTGTTCAAAGATTAAAAGAAAAGTTGAGGCAAGACTCTGGCCTTCTGCAACTATCAGTAGCCAGTGTAGAAACCGCTGTTTGTCAAAACAAATGCTCAG GACATGGTGTCTGCGATGAAGGAAGTAGGCAATGTCTGTGCGAAGCCTTCTGGATGCAGAATTTaattcaaaagtattttgGTAATGGTGAAGCTAATTGTG ATTGGAGCATTTTATATGTTATAATAGCCCTACTTTCATTGGTTATATGCTGGGTGGGATGTATCTGGGGTTTGATATGTTTAATGCAACGATTATGCTTTGGTAAACGACGTGCCAGtcgaactaaaaaaaaaacagcacgTTACTCGCTTCTTCAAGGAGAACCTGAAGATGACCCAAGTACAT ATTCGACTCACAACAAAATAACGCCATCAGATTTTGATACAGATTCTGACGATGTATTGTTTGAAAGTCGTAAAGGAAAAGTCAGTACTCATCTTAGAAATGGTAAATCCCGAAATGGATTTCTGAAAGTAGGTCCTAGAGTGAAAACATGA
- the LOC124224704 gene encoding uncharacterized protein isoform X2, with translation MTTPVLSKKQQKKALSGKKAPVKGLRNVLAQPYEFCWPILRTDIGDLKTLLETTMPAIRRPPLNLPWSHLGRMKKAERQAAMEEARRKLDTPLPDQNMLNSIVIGVNEVTRLLERDDACCVVLESNVEPMLLIKHIVTMADLKIIPVILVPFLKSVMLETIGFACAAVALKKMVAQSEYHHFHLLYKKVFELATNFPRNRPLKLEFQKPIDSNSFIDENIMNVENSHHKHTAHSDKPFTLSTDVYKYRDSQKQRVFVPESSNTSDIVTESSDSNYISIGKDIDFAMNDVVCIKNKLKTRYVDIHENKRIDLSNLKGDSSQLDEYMSLDPDARLCGSPVDQVCEMHNDSLCERKSKILGMSQEISINFKSDKTRVKSEKFSENVRYKSLKVKRIQGNFKRVKATKLPKKNKK, from the exons ATGACTACGCCGGTCTTATCAAagaagcaacaaaaaaaagcaTTATCCGGAAAGAAAGCTCCGGTTAAAGGGTTGAGAAATGTCTTGGCCCAACCTTACGAATTTTGTtg GCCAATTCTAAGAACCGACATTGGGGATTTAAAAACTTTGCTGGAAAC AACCATGCCAGCCATCAGACGACCACCGCTCAATCTACCATGGTCACATTTGGGCAGGATGAAAAAGGCGGAAAGACAAGCAGCCATGGAGGAAGCACGAAGAAAACTGGACACACCTCTACCAGATCAGAATATGCT AAACAGCATCGTCATCGGTGTTAACGAAGTTACACGATTATTGGAAAGAGATGATGCATGTTGTGTAGTACTGGAATCTAATGTCGAGCCAATGCTTCTCATAAAGCACATTGTTACCATGGCAGACTTGAAAATTATCCCAGTAATTCTTGTCCCTTTTCTGAAAAGTGTGATGCTAGAAACAATTGGATTTGCTTGTGCTGCTGTTGCTTTAAAG aagATGGTAGCGCAGTCAGAATATCATCATTTCCATCTTTTGTACAAAAAAGTATTTGAATTGGCAACAAACTTCCCCAGGAATCGACCGCTCAAATTGGAGTTCCAAAAACCCATTGATAGCAATTCATTCatagatgaaaatattatgaatgttgaaaattctCACCATAAACACACTGCACATTCTGATAAACCGTTTACTCTGTCAACTGATGTATATAAGTACAGAGATTCACAGAAACAGAGGGTATTTGTACCTGAAAGTTCAAATACATCTGATATTGTTACAGAAAGTTCAGACAGTAATTATATAAGCATAGGCAAAGATATAGATTTTGCAATGAATGATGttgtttgtataaaaaataaactgaaaacTAGGTATGTCGATATACACGAGAATAAAAGGATAGACCTTTCAAATTTAAAAGGTGATAGTTCACAGCTAGATGAATACATGTCCCTGGACCCTGATGCAAGGTTATGTGGATCACCAGTTGATCAAGTGTGTGAAATGCACAATGATTCCTTatgtgaaagaaaatctaaaattCTAGGTATGAGTCAAGAGATCTCAATAAATTTCAAGAGTGATAAGACACGTGTAAAATCCGAGAAATTCAGTGAAAACGTCAGGTATAAGTCGCTCAAAGTTAAACGAATTCAGGGAAACTTTAAACGAGTTAAAGCAACTAAGCTGcctaagaaaaataagaaataa
- the LOC124224704 gene encoding uncharacterized protein isoform X1, giving the protein MELLSPISRSQYAQRRNRLQHPLKNRWVTSNEFLGLLTVLYKYGVNHVKLYLRIFKFCLYYTCKISSTSIMTTPVLSKKQQKKALSGKKAPVKGLRNVLAQPYEFCWPILRTDIGDLKTLLETTMPAIRRPPLNLPWSHLGRMKKAERQAAMEEARRKLDTPLPDQNMLNSIVIGVNEVTRLLERDDACCVVLESNVEPMLLIKHIVTMADLKIIPVILVPFLKSVMLETIGFACAAVALKMVAQSEYHHFHLLYKKVFELATNFPRNRPLKLEFQKPIDSNSFIDENIMNVENSHHKHTAHSDKPFTLSTDVYKYRDSQKQRVFVPESSNTSDIVTESSDSNYISIGKDIDFAMNDVVCIKNKLKTRYVDIHENKRIDLSNLKGDSSQLDEYMSLDPDARLCGSPVDQVCEMHNDSLCERKSKILGMSQEISINFKSDKTRVKSEKFSENVRYKSLKVKRIQGNFKRVKATKLPKKNKK; this is encoded by the exons ATGGAGCTGTTAAGCCCTATTTCACGTTCACAATACGcacaacgtcgaaatcgactacAGCACCCCCTTAAGAATAGATGGGTAACCAGCAATGAATTTCTTGGGCTGCTAACTGTGCTGTATAAATATGGTGTGAACCACGTGAAACTTTACCTCCGTATTTTCAAGTTCTGTTTGTACTACACGTgcaaaatttcttcaacttcCATAATGACTACGCCGGTCTTATCAAagaagcaacaaaaaaaagcaTTATCCGGAAAGAAAGCTCCGGTTAAAGGGTTGAGAAATGTCTTGGCCCAACCTTACGAATTTTGTtg GCCAATTCTAAGAACCGACATTGGGGATTTAAAAACTTTGCTGGAAAC AACCATGCCAGCCATCAGACGACCACCGCTCAATCTACCATGGTCACATTTGGGCAGGATGAAAAAGGCGGAAAGACAAGCAGCCATGGAGGAAGCACGAAGAAAACTGGACACACCTCTACCAGATCAGAATATGCT AAACAGCATCGTCATCGGTGTTAACGAAGTTACACGATTATTGGAAAGAGATGATGCATGTTGTGTAGTACTGGAATCTAATGTCGAGCCAATGCTTCTCATAAAGCACATTGTTACCATGGCAGACTTGAAAATTATCCCAGTAATTCTTGTCCCTTTTCTGAAAAGTGTGATGCTAGAAACAATTGGATTTGCTTGTGCTGCTGTTGCTTTAAAG ATGGTAGCGCAGTCAGAATATCATCATTTCCATCTTTTGTACAAAAAAGTATTTGAATTGGCAACAAACTTCCCCAGGAATCGACCGCTCAAATTGGAGTTCCAAAAACCCATTGATAGCAATTCATTCatagatgaaaatattatgaatgttgaaaattctCACCATAAACACACTGCACATTCTGATAAACCGTTTACTCTGTCAACTGATGTATATAAGTACAGAGATTCACAGAAACAGAGGGTATTTGTACCTGAAAGTTCAAATACATCTGATATTGTTACAGAAAGTTCAGACAGTAATTATATAAGCATAGGCAAAGATATAGATTTTGCAATGAATGATGttgtttgtataaaaaataaactgaaaacTAGGTATGTCGATATACACGAGAATAAAAGGATAGACCTTTCAAATTTAAAAGGTGATAGTTCACAGCTAGATGAATACATGTCCCTGGACCCTGATGCAAGGTTATGTGGATCACCAGTTGATCAAGTGTGTGAAATGCACAATGATTCCTTatgtgaaagaaaatctaaaattCTAGGTATGAGTCAAGAGATCTCAATAAATTTCAAGAGTGATAAGACACGTGTAAAATCCGAGAAATTCAGTGAAAACGTCAGGTATAAGTCGCTCAAAGTTAAACGAATTCAGGGAAACTTTAAACGAGTTAAAGCAACTAAGCTGcctaagaaaaataagaaataa
- the LOC124224704 gene encoding uncharacterized protein isoform X3 — protein MPAIRRPPLNLPWSHLGRMKKAERQAAMEEARRKLDTPLPDQNMLNSIVIGVNEVTRLLERDDACCVVLESNVEPMLLIKHIVTMADLKIIPVILVPFLKSVMLETIGFACAAVALKKMVAQSEYHHFHLLYKKVFELATNFPRNRPLKLEFQKPIDSNSFIDENIMNVENSHHKHTAHSDKPFTLSTDVYKYRDSQKQRVFVPESSNTSDIVTESSDSNYISIGKDIDFAMNDVVCIKNKLKTRYVDIHENKRIDLSNLKGDSSQLDEYMSLDPDARLCGSPVDQVCEMHNDSLCERKSKILGMSQEISINFKSDKTRVKSEKFSENVRYKSLKVKRIQGNFKRVKATKLPKKNKK, from the exons ATGCCAGCCATCAGACGACCACCGCTCAATCTACCATGGTCACATTTGGGCAGGATGAAAAAGGCGGAAAGACAAGCAGCCATGGAGGAAGCACGAAGAAAACTGGACACACCTCTACCAGATCAGAATATGCT AAACAGCATCGTCATCGGTGTTAACGAAGTTACACGATTATTGGAAAGAGATGATGCATGTTGTGTAGTACTGGAATCTAATGTCGAGCCAATGCTTCTCATAAAGCACATTGTTACCATGGCAGACTTGAAAATTATCCCAGTAATTCTTGTCCCTTTTCTGAAAAGTGTGATGCTAGAAACAATTGGATTTGCTTGTGCTGCTGTTGCTTTAAAG aagATGGTAGCGCAGTCAGAATATCATCATTTCCATCTTTTGTACAAAAAAGTATTTGAATTGGCAACAAACTTCCCCAGGAATCGACCGCTCAAATTGGAGTTCCAAAAACCCATTGATAGCAATTCATTCatagatgaaaatattatgaatgttgaaaattctCACCATAAACACACTGCACATTCTGATAAACCGTTTACTCTGTCAACTGATGTATATAAGTACAGAGATTCACAGAAACAGAGGGTATTTGTACCTGAAAGTTCAAATACATCTGATATTGTTACAGAAAGTTCAGACAGTAATTATATAAGCATAGGCAAAGATATAGATTTTGCAATGAATGATGttgtttgtataaaaaataaactgaaaacTAGGTATGTCGATATACACGAGAATAAAAGGATAGACCTTTCAAATTTAAAAGGTGATAGTTCACAGCTAGATGAATACATGTCCCTGGACCCTGATGCAAGGTTATGTGGATCACCAGTTGATCAAGTGTGTGAAATGCACAATGATTCCTTatgtgaaagaaaatctaaaattCTAGGTATGAGTCAAGAGATCTCAATAAATTTCAAGAGTGATAAGACACGTGTAAAATCCGAGAAATTCAGTGAAAACGTCAGGTATAAGTCGCTCAAAGTTAAACGAATTCAGGGAAACTTTAAACGAGTTAAAGCAACTAAGCTGcctaagaaaaataagaaataa
- the LOC124224710 gene encoding outer mitochondrial transmembrane helix translocase, with protein sequence MNMADGAFSRSEIVGLVVRLSVVTAITYISIRCLMNQLDPTTKSKKKAKKKAQEHLRRLGMTENVSLAIDQLTDYEMMIASHLVDPNDITVSWEDIAGLENVIQELRETVILPIQRKDLFADSQLTQAPKGVLLHGPPGCGKTLIAKATAKEAGTRFINLDVSILTDKWYGESQKLASAVFTLAVKLQPCIIFIDEIDSFLRMRNTHDHEATAMMKAQFMSLWDGLITDPTCTVIIMGATNRPQDLDKAILRRMPATFHISMPNVAQRAQVLKLILEKEPMAEEVDIASLSIMTDGFSGSDLRELCRNASVYRVRDFVRHHAPAANASAGTSTDDEEYHDALRPITMEDLVISVHKMRDSKVHTGTLNAVKLDLD encoded by the exons ATGAATATGGCGGATGGAGCATTTAGTCGAAGTGAAATTGTGGGGCTCGTAGTGAGATTATCAGTCGTTACGGCTATCACCTATATCAGCATCAGATGTTTGATGAACCAACTCGATCCAACAACCAAATCAAAGAAGAAGGCGAAAAAGAAG GCTCAGGAACATCTACGTAGATTGGGAATGACAGAAAATGTTTCTTTAGCTATCGATCAGCTAACAGATTATGAGATGATGATTGCTAGTCACCTGGTGGATCCCAACGATATTACGGTATCCTGGGAAGATATAGCAGGACTAGAAAATGTGAtccaggaactcagagaaACTGTTATACTGCCAATACAGCGAAAAGACCTTTTTGCTGATTCACAACTGACCCAAGCACCGAAG GGTGTGCTGCTACATGGTCCACCTGGGTGTGGAAAAACTCTGATTGCAAAGGCAACTGCTAAAGAAGCTGGAACACGATTCATAAATTTAGATGTGAGCATTTTGACTGACAAGTGGTATGGAGAAAGTCAAAAGTTGGCTTCTGCTGTTTTTACATTGGCTGTAAAACTTCAGCCATGCATCATCTTCATTGATGAAATTG ATTCGTTCCTTCGAATGCGCAACACACATGATCACGAAGCTACAGCAATGATGAAAGCACAGTTTATGTCACTATGGGATGGACTTATCACAGACCCAACATGTACCGTGATTATTATGGGAGCTACAAATAGACCACAAGATCTCGACAAGGCTATTCTGAGGCGTATGCCTGCGACGTTTCACATTAGCATGCCT AATGTTGCACAACGGGCCCAAGTCCTAAAATTGATTCTCGAGAAGGAACCAATGGCGGAAGAGGTTGATATAGCCAGTTTGAGCATAATGACCGATGGCTTTTCTGGTTCAGACTTACGAGAGCTCTGCCGAAACGCATCTGTCTATCGTGTCAGAGACTTCGTTCGTCATCATGC ACCCGCAGCCAATGCATCTGCTGGTACGAGTACGGATGATGAAGAATATCATGACGCTCTGCGCCCCATTACAATGGAAGATCTTGTGATTTCCGTGCATAAAATGAGGGACTCCAAAGTGCATACGGGGACTCTTAATGCTGTTAAACTTGATTTAGATTAG